From the genome of Mesorhizobium japonicum MAFF 303099, one region includes:
- a CDS encoding nicotinate-nucleotide--dimethylbenzimidazole phosphoribosyltransferase translates to MTSALPFDDFRNLLDNMPAADLKAEARVRALFAKADKPAHSLGRIEDIAAWLAAWSGRSPPAVTRPLMAVFAGNHGVTRHGISPRPVAATANAVELCAAGGAAINQICIAYDLGLKVFDLALHIPTGDIAEDAALDERGCAATMAFGMEAIAGGTDLLCLGDLGVGNSTVAAALFAALFGGRGADWVGPGSGADAAMQARKADVVDAALAFHHGHLDDPLEVLRRVGGREFAAIAGAILAARMQKIPVLLDGFATTAAAAVLYAANPGALDHCLLASLSPEPAHTRAAELLGFRPLLDLGIGHGEGAGAALGAGLVKAAALTSSGMAAAVRI, encoded by the coding sequence ATGACCAGCGCTCTGCCTTTCGACGATTTTCGCAACCTGCTCGACAATATGCCGGCAGCCGATCTCAAAGCCGAAGCGCGCGTGCGCGCGCTGTTTGCCAAGGCCGACAAGCCGGCGCATTCGCTCGGCCGCATCGAGGACATCGCCGCGTGGCTTGCCGCCTGGAGCGGCCGGTCTCCGCCCGCGGTGACACGGCCGTTGATGGCGGTCTTTGCCGGCAATCACGGCGTGACCCGTCATGGCATTTCGCCGCGCCCGGTGGCGGCAACCGCCAACGCGGTCGAGCTTTGCGCGGCAGGCGGTGCGGCGATCAACCAGATCTGCATTGCCTATGATCTGGGATTGAAGGTGTTCGATCTTGCCCTGCATATCCCGACCGGCGACATCGCAGAGGATGCCGCGCTTGACGAGCGCGGATGCGCGGCGACCATGGCCTTCGGCATGGAAGCGATCGCCGGCGGCACCGATCTGCTTTGCCTCGGCGATCTCGGCGTCGGCAATTCCACCGTCGCCGCCGCCCTGTTTGCCGCGCTGTTCGGAGGCAGGGGTGCCGATTGGGTTGGCCCGGGATCCGGCGCCGACGCGGCAATGCAGGCGCGCAAGGCGGATGTGGTCGATGCGGCGCTGGCCTTTCACCACGGCCATCTCGACGACCCGTTGGAAGTGCTGCGCCGGGTCGGCGGCCGCGAGTTCGCCGCGATAGCCGGCGCCATCCTCGCCGCGCGGATGCAGAAGATTCCCGTGCTGCTCGACGGCTTTGCCACAACGGCTGCCGCGGCGGTGCTTTATGCCGCGAATCCTGGGGCCCTGGATCATTGTCTTCTCGCCAGCCTGTCGCCGGAGCCCGCGCATACCAGGGCCGCCGAGCTGCTTGGCTTCCGTCCGCTGCTCGACCTCGGCATAGGCCATGGCGAAGGGGCAGGGGCTGCACTTGGCGCGGGCCTGGTCAAGGCGGCGGCGCTAACCAGTTCAGGCATGGCGGCGGCGGTTCGGATCTAG
- a CDS encoding DUF1289 domain-containing protein, protein MTAIESPCILVCSIDMKTGFCFGCGRTREEIGAWMGMTPETRRNVMAELPARLETVERRPRRETRRTRMARERDAL, encoded by the coding sequence ATGACGGCCATCGAATCCCCCTGCATCCTGGTCTGTTCGATCGATATGAAAACCGGCTTCTGCTTCGGTTGCGGCCGCACCCGCGAGGAAATCGGCGCCTGGATGGGAATGACGCCCGAAACGCGCCGCAATGTGATGGCCGAACTGCCGGCCCGACTGGAAACGGTCGAGCGCCGGCCGCGCCGCGAAACGCGCCGCACCCGCATGGCGCGCGAACGCGACGCACTCTAG
- a CDS encoding TIGR02281 family clan AA aspartic protease: protein MSSRLFWILMAVIGVGAALLVLNDSAGSTLGVENYDFGRLIWLGAFGALIGAGLLRSGRPLGDMARNFGAWAAIVLALIAGYQYRYELQDIASRVTAGLVPGSPLALGVEDGHATVTLDKADNGHFEARILVNGKPVRAVVDTGATSTVLTSEDAQAAGFNPAALNYTIPVSTANGMARAAAVKTDAVAIGGIVRKDMPVMVAAPGMLSQSLLGMNFIGSLSGFDVRGDRMILRD, encoded by the coding sequence ATGAGCAGCCGACTGTTCTGGATTCTGATGGCGGTGATCGGCGTGGGAGCGGCCCTGCTCGTGCTCAATGATTCCGCCGGCAGCACGCTTGGCGTCGAGAATTACGATTTTGGCCGGCTGATCTGGCTTGGCGCCTTTGGTGCCCTGATCGGCGCCGGCTTGCTGCGCTCCGGCCGCCCGTTGGGCGACATGGCCCGCAATTTCGGCGCCTGGGCGGCAATCGTGCTGGCGCTGATCGCCGGCTACCAATATCGCTACGAACTGCAGGACATCGCCAGCCGGGTGACCGCGGGCCTCGTTCCCGGCAGCCCGCTGGCGCTTGGCGTCGAGGACGGCCACGCTACAGTGACCCTCGACAAGGCTGACAACGGCCATTTCGAAGCGCGCATCCTGGTCAACGGCAAGCCGGTCCGGGCTGTTGTCGACACCGGCGCGACCAGCACGGTGCTGACGTCGGAAGATGCCCAGGCCGCCGGCTTCAACCCGGCAGCGCTCAACTACACGATACCGGTTTCGACAGCCAACGGCATGGCGCGCGCCGCGGCGGTCAAGACCGATGCGGTGGCGATCGGCGGCATCGTGCGCAAGGACATGCCGGTGATGGTCGCGGCACCCGGCATGCTGAGCCAGAGCCTGCTCGGCATGAATTTCATCGGCTCCTTGTCAGGCTTCGACGTGCGCGGCGACCGCATGATCCTGCGGGACTGA
- the dusA gene encoding tRNA dihydrouridine(20/20a) synthase DusA: protein MLKYQDHRLAIAPMMDWTDRHCRFFHRQLTSRALLYTEMVVADAVIHGARERLLGFDDAEHPVALQLGGSDPAKLAEAARIGEAFGYDEVNLNVGCPSDRVQSGTFGACLMKVPDLVAGCVTAMKAAVAIPVTVKCRIGVDEQNPEPALDALADGVFNAGADALWVHARKAWLEGLSPKENRDIPPLDYNRVYRLKAKKPNEFIGINGGIQSLEEARAHLDHVDGAMLGRAAYHTPGILAGVDAGFYGAKPEAFDFAALIDAMADYAARHIEQGGRLGHVTRHMVGLFHGLPGARRYRQILSTDANRPGAGPDVLKTAFAAVEFSGAAAEAA from the coding sequence ATGTTGAAATATCAAGACCATAGACTGGCTATTGCACCCATGATGGACTGGACGGACCGGCATTGCCGGTTCTTCCATCGCCAGCTGACGAGCCGTGCACTGCTTTATACCGAGATGGTGGTGGCCGATGCTGTGATCCATGGCGCGCGCGAACGGCTGCTCGGCTTTGATGACGCGGAACATCCGGTCGCGCTACAGCTCGGCGGCTCGGATCCGGCGAAACTTGCCGAGGCGGCGCGCATTGGCGAAGCCTTCGGCTATGACGAGGTCAACCTCAATGTCGGCTGTCCGTCCGATCGCGTCCAATCGGGCACGTTCGGCGCCTGCCTGATGAAAGTGCCTGACCTCGTCGCCGGTTGCGTCACGGCGATGAAGGCGGCGGTGGCAATACCCGTTACCGTCAAGTGCCGCATCGGCGTCGACGAGCAGAATCCGGAGCCGGCGCTTGATGCGCTGGCAGATGGGGTTTTCAACGCCGGCGCCGACGCGCTTTGGGTGCATGCGCGCAAGGCTTGGCTGGAAGGGCTGAGCCCCAAGGAAAACCGCGACATCCCGCCGCTCGACTATAACAGGGTCTATCGGCTGAAAGCCAAAAAACCGAACGAATTCATTGGTATCAACGGTGGCATTCAATCACTTGAAGAGGCGCGGGCGCATCTCGATCATGTCGACGGCGCCATGCTCGGCCGCGCCGCCTACCACACGCCAGGCATTCTGGCCGGCGTTGATGCCGGCTTCTACGGCGCGAAGCCTGAGGCGTTCGATTTCGCCGCGCTGATCGATGCCATGGCGGACTATGCAGCGCGCCACATCGAACAGGGCGGGCGGCTCGGCCATGTCACCCGCCATATGGTCGGGCTGTTCCATGGGCTGCCCGGTGCACGCCGCTACCGTCAGATCCTGTCCACCGACGCAAACCGGCCCGGCGCCGGGCCTGACGTGCTGAAGACGGCGTTCGCCGCCGTCGAATTCAGTGGAGCGGCCGCCGAAGCGGCCTAG